A window of the Virgibacillus pantothenticus genome harbors these coding sequences:
- a CDS encoding sensor domain-containing diguanylate cyclase: MNLQYVRDHLQQAYDELLRNILKRNALDNLSFIVKQIYTLNDVSAVCLYRWEGDFYERFILYTNTNATKLIPDKIIIEELENKQQYNEQCTNRYWITLNTDYLLLLTTTEPVGEASLFFIRSEILNMLDVVHGKLDEKTQYPFLYYLTMTLFTKKRKAAIVKTVINTFMHFYPKCKIQLLLSQDTNIDIDFPVESIAYNDNQSMNSSTKAFISGEVQIEKQSDVIANLFVPLTGNQGVYGVVQLLGDKDCTLTEREIPFVTNVAQTAGKAIENASLMEHSKHHISELKLINDVTHHLNSNLDLKEITEYIRDKIKELCQAQEIGFIFKNGGEDVTVLQASTDYFHQPDSLQFATFLLEQEKHATFHGNYHAYTGLPYRSLLVIPMEQGLDVYGVVVIMHPSTYFFSFEMFKFMQSLIQHCSLAFFNAILKEELQKAVITDDLTRLYSRKYLEEKIIQQREITAEGSLILFDIDDFKKVNDTYGHHVGDDVLKQVAEVIHQFSDHSAIPARWGGEELAIYTPNKQIAEAVALAGEVCNNVEKMTNPTVTLSCGVSTWQNDLNDSVSELFIRADRALYKAKQMGKNSVVQG; encoded by the coding sequence ATGAATTTACAATATGTAAGAGATCACCTACAACAAGCATACGATGAGCTACTTCGCAATATTTTAAAGCGAAATGCCTTGGACAACCTATCATTTATTGTAAAGCAAATTTATACATTAAATGATGTTTCAGCTGTTTGTCTCTATCGATGGGAAGGAGACTTTTACGAACGTTTTATTCTATATACTAATACAAATGCAACCAAACTTATTCCAGATAAGATAATCATAGAAGAGCTTGAAAATAAACAGCAGTACAATGAACAATGTACGAATAGGTATTGGATAACATTAAATACGGATTACCTGCTATTGCTAACAACAACTGAACCTGTTGGAGAAGCTAGTCTTTTTTTCATTCGTTCTGAGATTTTAAACATGTTAGATGTTGTGCATGGAAAACTGGATGAAAAAACACAGTATCCATTCTTATATTATTTAACAATGACACTGTTTACAAAGAAACGAAAAGCAGCTATTGTAAAAACAGTAATAAACACATTTATGCACTTTTATCCCAAGTGTAAAATTCAACTATTGCTGTCTCAAGATACAAATATAGATATTGATTTCCCAGTGGAGTCAATCGCTTACAACGATAATCAGTCAATGAATTCCAGTACAAAAGCATTTATATCAGGTGAAGTACAAATTGAGAAACAATCAGATGTTATTGCAAATCTTTTTGTACCATTAACAGGGAATCAAGGGGTTTATGGGGTGGTTCAATTATTGGGAGATAAAGATTGCACTTTGACAGAACGAGAAATTCCATTTGTTACGAATGTAGCTCAAACTGCGGGGAAGGCCATTGAAAATGCGAGTCTTATGGAACATAGTAAACACCATATTTCAGAATTAAAATTAATTAATGACGTTACCCATCATTTAAACTCTAATTTAGACCTCAAAGAAATTACCGAATATATAAGAGATAAAATTAAGGAGTTATGTCAAGCACAAGAAATTGGCTTTATTTTCAAAAATGGAGGCGAAGATGTTACAGTTTTACAAGCAAGTACTGATTATTTTCACCAACCAGATAGTTTGCAATTTGCAACGTTTTTATTAGAGCAGGAGAAGCATGCAACATTTCATGGGAATTACCATGCCTATACTGGATTACCTTACCGTTCTCTATTGGTCATACCTATGGAGCAAGGACTAGATGTTTACGGTGTAGTAGTTATTATGCATCCATCTACTTATTTCTTTTCCTTTGAGATGTTTAAATTTATGCAGTCTCTCATTCAGCATTGTTCGTTAGCATTCTTTAACGCCATTTTAAAAGAGGAATTACAAAAGGCAGTTATTACAGATGATTTAACCAGACTGTATTCAAGGAAGTATTTAGAGGAAAAAATTATTCAACAAAGAGAAATTACCGCTGAAGGCTCATTAATTCTATTTGATATTGATGATTTTAAAAAAGTAAATGATACGTATGGGCATCATGTAGGTGATGATGTGTTAAAGCAAGTGGCAGAAGTGATTCATCAATTTTCTGACCATAGCGCAATCCCTGCCAGATGGGGAGGGGAGGAATTAGCCATTTATACACCAAATAAGCAAATTGCTGAGGCGGTAGCATTGGCAGGTGAAGTTTGCAACAATGTGGAAAAGATGACAAATCCGACAGTGACCCTTTCATGTGGTGTATCTACTTGGCAAAATGACCTTAATGACTCCGTTAGTGAGTTGTTTATTCGAGCTGATCGAGCACTTTATAAAGCGAAGCAAATGGGAAAGAACAGTGTCGTACAAGGGTAG
- a CDS encoding GAF domain-containing protein, producing MFQTVHYSGNKQKDYDLLIRQLQALSEDEHDEIAILSNASALLNQFLENTNWVGFYIWKEEENELVLGPFQGLPACIRIGYGKGVCGKAIEENATQRVADVHQFPGHIACDGATNSEIVVPIKKGNKIFGVLDIDSPLTNRFDETDQIYLEQFVETLQRYLTNA from the coding sequence ATGTTTCAAACTGTTCACTATTCCGGAAATAAACAAAAAGACTATGATTTATTAATTCGTCAGCTCCAAGCCTTAAGTGAAGATGAACACGATGAAATCGCCATCTTATCCAATGCTTCTGCACTATTAAATCAATTTCTAGAAAATACAAATTGGGTAGGGTTTTACATTTGGAAAGAAGAAGAGAATGAATTAGTGCTTGGACCTTTTCAAGGACTACCTGCTTGTATTCGTATTGGTTATGGAAAAGGTGTGTGTGGGAAAGCGATAGAGGAAAACGCTACACAGCGGGTCGCAGACGTCCATCAATTCCCCGGTCATATTGCATGTGACGGAGCCACTAATTCCGAGATTGTTGTTCCAATTAAAAAAGGCAATAAAATATTTGGAGTACTTGATATCGACAGTCCTTTAACCAATCGATTTGATGAAACGGATCAAATCTACTTGGAACAATTTGTCGAAACGTTACAACGCTATTTGACTAATGCCTAA
- the refZ gene encoding forespore capture DNA-binding protein RefZ, which produces MKINPSKQKVIEAASELFFQKGFHGTSVRDIADKAQVNVSLISYYFKGKQGLLEFAVTDYYEKYLETVEAIIEQNQDLHMLDQLKELIFLIIQYKQNKHQFSCFIHRELSLDSVFVREITVTYLAKENYLLSKAFYAVLDEQRSSINDRTYLFMQLKGMLVTPYMMPNEWKNQIIGEYSHQRFVRNYVKTIHDWLDCLVAKQKDHA; this is translated from the coding sequence ATGAAAATTAATCCCTCAAAACAAAAGGTCATCGAGGCTGCTTCTGAACTCTTTTTTCAAAAAGGATTTCATGGTACATCGGTTCGTGATATTGCAGACAAAGCACAAGTCAATGTTTCCTTAATTAGCTATTATTTCAAAGGAAAACAAGGTTTGCTAGAATTTGCTGTCACAGACTACTATGAAAAGTATCTAGAAACAGTAGAAGCAATCATCGAACAGAACCAAGATTTACACATGTTGGATCAACTAAAGGAATTAATTTTCCTCATTATACAGTATAAACAAAACAAGCATCAATTCTCCTGTTTCATCCATAGAGAGTTATCATTAGATTCGGTGTTTGTTAGAGAAATCACTGTTACATATTTAGCGAAGGAAAATTATCTTTTAAGTAAAGCCTTTTATGCTGTATTAGATGAGCAACGATCATCGATTAATGACCGAACCTATTTATTTATGCAATTAAAAGGTATGCTTGTTACACCGTATATGATGCCAAATGAATGGAAAAATCAAATTATCGGCGAATATTCCCATCAAAGGTTCGTCCGCAACTATGTGAAAACGATTCATGATTGGCTGGATTGCTTAGTTGCAAAGCAAAAAGATCATGCCTAG
- the ezrA gene encoding septation ring formation regulator EzrA → MAYIIGSILIVIALIITGLILRKRVYDVVDRYEAWKMDIMDRNINAELSRIKILNLSGETQDKFEAWKERWEHIVTKELTDIEELLFDAEAAADRYRFSRAKKTLAEVEKILQTVEVEIEQIIKEVDELLHSEEESRKEIEHVEPTLKDLRKKLSQNRYQYGKAESYFEARLDELFNELASYYQLVEGGNYLEAKELVDKLKLSLDNLEKQFDEFPQLYRMCKQELPSQLDDLLSGIKEMKSEGYRVEHLAFEKEIRNYQQKLLHMVDKLDNGDMANAEILIEEIEVRSKEMYQLLEKEAIAKNYVETKMPTYQHVMEEVTATFHHTKQEVDQLQKAYYFEDSDMEKYLSLEKSIAKLNSQMEAVVSEMEEEKSPHTKLRNEIEAALKEIETLKESHEAFKKRIQNLRKDELEAKEKLTEMRNQLYSIQRKLKKSNVPGVPTFIWNLIETANDKNARVVKALENQPLEMAEVQQALNDAKNAVSHCMEQTNLMLEQAYLTEQVIQYANRYRSQYPLLAEKLSESERLFRKYEYELALENAAKAVEEVEPGALKRIEVHQSEVEE, encoded by the coding sequence ATGGCATACATCATTGGCAGTATACTTATAGTCATTGCACTTATTATTACAGGACTTATTTTACGTAAAAGGGTATATGATGTAGTCGATCGCTATGAAGCTTGGAAAATGGATATTATGGATCGAAACATCAATGCTGAGCTCTCCCGTATAAAAATTCTTAACTTGTCTGGAGAAACGCAAGATAAGTTCGAGGCTTGGAAAGAGCGTTGGGAACATATTGTTACAAAGGAATTAACAGATATTGAGGAGCTTCTATTTGATGCAGAGGCGGCTGCAGATCGTTATCGTTTTTCAAGAGCTAAAAAGACATTAGCTGAAGTGGAAAAAATCCTGCAGACAGTGGAAGTGGAAATCGAACAAATTATTAAAGAAGTGGATGAACTGCTCCATTCTGAAGAGGAAAGTCGTAAGGAAATAGAACATGTCGAGCCGACTTTGAAAGACTTACGCAAAAAACTATCGCAAAACCGTTATCAATATGGGAAAGCCGAGAGTTATTTTGAGGCAAGGTTAGATGAGCTGTTTAATGAGCTTGCCTCTTACTATCAATTAGTAGAAGGTGGAAATTACCTAGAGGCAAAAGAGCTCGTAGATAAGCTCAAACTTTCGCTTGATAATTTGGAAAAACAGTTTGATGAATTCCCTCAGTTGTATCGGATGTGTAAGCAGGAGCTCCCTTCGCAATTAGATGACCTTCTTTCTGGAATAAAGGAAATGAAAAGTGAAGGATACAGAGTAGAGCATCTTGCGTTCGAAAAAGAAATTCGCAACTATCAGCAAAAGCTTTTACATATGGTGGACAAACTTGATAATGGCGATATGGCTAACGCAGAAATATTAATTGAGGAAATCGAAGTACGTTCGAAAGAGATGTACCAACTGTTAGAAAAAGAAGCGATTGCTAAAAATTATGTAGAAACAAAGATGCCAACGTATCAACATGTTATGGAAGAAGTTACAGCAACTTTTCATCACACGAAACAAGAAGTAGATCAGCTACAAAAGGCTTATTATTTTGAAGATAGCGATATGGAAAAATATTTATCGCTGGAGAAATCCATAGCGAAATTAAATTCCCAAATGGAAGCAGTTGTCTCGGAGATGGAAGAGGAGAAATCACCGCATACAAAGCTTCGTAATGAAATAGAAGCAGCCCTTAAAGAAATTGAAACATTAAAAGAAAGTCATGAAGCATTTAAAAAACGGATTCAAAATCTCCGCAAAGACGAGTTAGAAGCAAAAGAAAAGTTGACAGAAATGCGAAATCAGTTATATTCTATACAACGAAAGCTTAAGAAGAGCAACGTTCCTGGAGTCCCTACTTTTATTTGGAACCTTATAGAAACAGCTAATGACAAAAATGCACGTGTTGTAAAGGCGTTGGAAAATCAACCTTTGGAAATGGCTGAAGTACAACAGGCCTTAAATGATGCAAAGAATGCTGTTTCCCACTGTATGGAGCAAACGAATCTGATGTTAGAACAAGCTTATTTAACGGAGCAGGTTATCCAATATGCGAATCGATATCGTAGTCAATACCCATTACTAGCTGAGAAACTTTCCGAGTCTGAGCGGTTGTTTAGGAAGTACGAATATGAATTAGCACTTGAAAATGCAGCAAAAGCGGTGGAAGAGGTAGAACCAGGAGCATTAAAGCGAATTGAGGTACACCAATCTGAAGTGGAAGAATAA
- a CDS encoding cysteine desulfurase family protein produces the protein MIYLDNSATTKPEASVLKSFEKVSTDFFANPSSIHPLGGESEKLLHQAKDQAAKLLEVARSEIVFTSGGTEGNNLAIKGIALEHQHRGKHIITTAVEHASVYEACKSLEKLGFNITYLPVNQDGIINVNDLQAAIQDDTILISIMHVNSELGSIQPIKEVGAITKKYPKLFFHVDHVQGLGKVPLSLKDSGIDLCTMSGHKIHGLKGTGLLYIRNRTTLFPLFHGGAQEQAKRSGTENLAGAVSFVRALRLILERERTHKHELLQMQQYIRKELEKLPDVFVNTPLHAAPHIINFSVPGVKPEVLIHLLAENDIYISTKSACSSKQTDESKILAACGLPKKRTTSALRVSLTYTNTMEELQQFMGILRRNIQQLKKVME, from the coding sequence ATGATTTACTTAGATAATAGTGCAACCACAAAACCTGAAGCGTCTGTCTTAAAGAGCTTCGAAAAAGTCTCGACGGATTTTTTTGCAAATCCGTCTTCTATACATCCTTTAGGGGGGGAATCTGAAAAGCTCCTTCATCAGGCAAAGGACCAGGCGGCAAAGTTGTTGGAAGTTGCTCGCTCGGAAATCGTTTTTACTTCTGGAGGAACAGAAGGAAATAATTTGGCGATTAAAGGAATTGCCCTCGAACATCAGCACAGAGGTAAGCATATTATTACAACGGCTGTGGAGCATGCGTCTGTATATGAAGCGTGTAAAAGCCTTGAGAAATTGGGCTTTAACATCACATATTTGCCTGTCAATCAGGATGGTATTATTAACGTAAACGATTTACAGGCTGCTATTCAAGACGATACGATTTTAATTAGCATAATGCATGTAAACAGCGAGCTTGGTTCGATACAACCAATAAAGGAAGTCGGGGCAATTACTAAAAAATATCCGAAATTATTTTTTCATGTAGATCATGTACAAGGGTTAGGAAAGGTTCCTTTGTCATTGAAAGATAGTGGAATAGATCTTTGTACGATGTCTGGGCATAAAATTCATGGCTTAAAGGGAACTGGTTTATTATATATAAGAAATCGGACGACATTATTTCCGCTTTTTCACGGGGGAGCGCAAGAGCAAGCAAAGCGTTCTGGTACTGAAAACTTGGCAGGTGCGGTTTCGTTTGTACGAGCATTACGTTTAATTTTGGAAAGGGAAAGAACGCATAAACATGAATTATTACAAATGCAGCAATATATTCGTAAAGAGTTAGAGAAACTTCCGGATGTTTTTGTAAATACCCCTTTACATGCAGCTCCACATATCATTAATTTTTCTGTTCCAGGTGTGAAGCCAGAGGTACTAATTCATTTGCTGGCAGAGAATGATATTTATATATCAACGAAATCGGCTTGTTCTTCCAAACAAACCGATGAGAGTAAGATTTTAGCAGCTTGTGGTCTTCCAAAAAAGAGAACGACTTCTGCGCTACGAGTAAGTCTTACTTATACAAATACAATGGAAGAATTGCAGCAGTTTATGGGTATATTAAGGAGAAACATACAACAATTAAAAAAAGTAATGGAGTAG
- the thiI gene encoding tRNA uracil 4-sulfurtransferase ThiI — translation MQYDYILIRYGEMALKGKNIKAFILRLQENIQNKLQDYKNVKVKRTQGRMFILLNGHDPEPIIDKCKHIFGIQSLSLAIKEENDPDKVKEAALYALKKNDAASTFKVTVKRINKDFPIRSQEFNHVVGKHLLTNTNGITVDVHQPDVEIKIEIRNEATYITSSVVQGAGGLPVGTSGKSLLLLSGGIDSPVAGYLAMKRGVQLEAIHFHSPPFTSERAKQKVLDLAKQLTQYGKSIQVHLVPFTKLQQEIFRQIPDGYAMTIMRRIMMRISEKVCQEQGILSITTGENLGQVASQTMESMNVINEVTNYPILRPLVAMDKTEIIDIAKKIGTYETSILPYEDCCTVFVPKSPKTKPKREKANHFEAKADLSEWVEEALQNIETIKITSRQENTYENLF, via the coding sequence ATGCAATACGATTATATATTAATACGTTACGGGGAGATGGCTTTAAAAGGTAAAAACATAAAAGCATTTATCCTTCGTTTACAGGAAAATATTCAAAACAAGTTACAAGATTATAAAAACGTGAAGGTGAAACGGACGCAAGGAAGAATGTTCATTCTATTAAATGGGCATGACCCAGAACCAATCATCGATAAATGTAAGCATATTTTTGGAATACAAAGTTTAAGCTTGGCGATTAAGGAAGAAAATGACCCTGACAAAGTGAAAGAGGCTGCATTATATGCGCTTAAGAAAAATGATGCTGCAAGTACATTTAAAGTTACAGTAAAACGTATTAACAAAGATTTCCCGATTCGTTCACAGGAATTTAATCATGTTGTAGGCAAGCATTTGCTAACGAATACAAATGGTATAACCGTTGATGTTCATCAGCCAGATGTAGAGATTAAGATCGAGATTCGTAACGAGGCAACGTATATAACTTCTAGTGTCGTTCAAGGAGCTGGAGGCTTGCCAGTTGGTACATCTGGTAAATCGTTATTGTTATTGTCTGGTGGTATTGATAGTCCTGTAGCTGGCTATCTGGCGATGAAGCGAGGCGTTCAATTGGAAGCTATTCACTTCCATTCTCCGCCATTTACGAGTGAACGAGCGAAACAAAAAGTGCTTGATTTAGCTAAACAATTGACACAATATGGGAAGTCTATTCAAGTTCATCTTGTTCCGTTTACGAAATTACAACAGGAAATTTTCCGCCAAATTCCAGATGGTTATGCGATGACAATTATGCGTCGGATAATGATGCGCATAAGTGAAAAAGTGTGTCAGGAACAAGGGATTTTATCTATAACTACGGGAGAAAATTTAGGACAAGTTGCTAGCCAAACAATGGAAAGCATGAACGTCATTAATGAAGTGACTAACTATCCCATTTTGCGGCCACTTGTTGCAATGGATAAGACCGAAATCATTGATATAGCAAAGAAAATTGGCACATATGAGACATCCATTCTCCCATATGAAGACTGCTGTACGGTTTTTGTACCAAAGTCACCGAAAACAAAACCGAAAAGGGAGAAAGCAAACCATTTTGAAGCAAAAGCAGATTTATCGGAATGGGTGGAAGAGGCATTGCAAAACATAGAGACAATTAAGATTACATCTCGGCAAGAAAATACGTACGAAAATTTGTTTTAG
- a CDS encoding alpha/beta-type small acid-soluble spore protein produces the protein MANNNSNQLVVPGVQQALDQMKYEIAQEFGVQLGPDSTSRSNGSVGGEITKRLVQMAEQQFGGQQTF, from the coding sequence ATGGCAAATAACAATTCAAATCAGTTAGTAGTCCCTGGTGTTCAACAAGCTCTAGATCAAATGAAATACGAAATCGCTCAAGAATTTGGTGTTCAATTAGGACCAGATTCAACTTCTCGCTCTAACGGATCTGTTGGTGGAGAAATTACAAAACGTCTAGTACAAATGGCTGAGCAACAATTTGGTGGTCAACAAACTTTCTAA
- a CDS encoding NAD kinase, producing MTERNNIFFYYVTSKGIEEKLSTLSNVAIENGFEIVEHAKNANIIVSIGGDGAFLQAARKTGYRQDCLYIGINRSGESSLYCDFNMDNFDEMLDTMQHEELEVRRFPIIHANVNGETSFYCLNEISVRSTIIKSIVIDVYIDDQHFETFRGDGLIVATPTGSTGYNKSTNGAVIDPRIPCFQVTELASINNNRYRTLGSSFILNQDRKLRLSVRQDGNDYPIIGLDNEAYSIRNIHDITVTLSDKVVKTVKLKNNSFWDRVKRTFL from the coding sequence ATGACAGAACGAAATAACATCTTCTTTTATTATGTAACTAGCAAAGGTATTGAAGAAAAATTATCGACACTAAGTAATGTAGCTATTGAGAACGGTTTCGAAATTGTAGAGCATGCAAAAAATGCAAATATTATCGTTAGTATTGGTGGTGACGGTGCTTTTTTACAAGCAGCCAGAAAAACAGGCTACCGCCAAGATTGTCTTTACATTGGAATAAATCGATCTGGAGAATCGAGTTTATATTGCGACTTTAATATGGACAACTTCGATGAAATGCTCGACACAATGCAGCATGAGGAACTTGAAGTGCGACGTTTTCCTATTATTCATGCGAATGTAAATGGGGAAACAAGTTTTTATTGTCTTAATGAGATCAGCGTTCGATCAACGATCATTAAATCGATTGTGATCGATGTATATATCGATGATCAACATTTTGAGACGTTTCGTGGGGATGGCTTAATTGTGGCCACACCTACCGGAAGTACGGGCTATAATAAATCTACAAATGGTGCTGTCATCGATCCACGTATCCCTTGTTTTCAAGTAACTGAACTGGCGTCTATTAACAATAATCGTTATCGTACACTTGGTTCTTCTTTTATTCTGAACCAAGATAGAAAATTACGTTTATCCGTAAGACAAGATGGAAATGATTATCCAATTATCGGTCTGGATAATGAAGCTTATTCCATTCGCAACATACATGATATTACCGTTACTTTAAGTGATAAAGTAGTAAAAACAGTGAAACTGAAAAATAATTCATTTTGGGATCGAGTAAAACGAACATTTCTATAA
- a CDS encoding DUF2953 domain-containing protein: MLTIQVNWLFIRMVNKSIRLDHMQEDGQKDTFHTFFSQLQELYKMLPRINALVTTALQHIVIRNWKWYTEGGIGDAALTGMTAGGVWGIKGVITSWIMRKSKEDCRPDLQVKPLFQQSHFEMFFSCMVSTRITQAIHTVVQLLRILGSEKRKEKECK; this comes from the coding sequence ATGTTAACCATACAAGTAAATTGGTTGTTTATTCGGATGGTTAACAAATCTATTCGGCTTGATCATATGCAAGAGGACGGTCAAAAGGACACTTTCCATACTTTTTTCAGCCAATTACAAGAACTATACAAAATGCTCCCAAGGATAAATGCTCTTGTTACGACTGCATTACAGCATATAGTTATTCGAAATTGGAAATGGTACACAGAAGGAGGCATAGGAGATGCGGCTCTTACTGGAATGACGGCTGGGGGGGTATGGGGGATAAAAGGAGTCATTACTAGTTGGATTATGAGAAAAAGCAAGGAAGATTGTCGGCCCGACTTACAAGTGAAACCTTTATTTCAACAAAGTCATTTTGAAATGTTTTTTTCTTGTATGGTTTCAACACGAATCACACAAGCTATACATACCGTTGTACAGCTATTGCGAATATTAGGTAGTGAAAAGAGAAAAGAGAAGGAGTGTAAATAA
- the ytfJ gene encoding GerW family sporulation protein, with translation MDDHPIQGLMTTAMENLKDMVEANTIIGNPVQAPEGSIIIPVSKVGFGFAAGGSEFQSTSNASTDSEATLPFGGGSGGGVSITPVAFLIVSEQGIKMVHLDQQTHIYEKMLDFAPQVVDKVQEIIKSADKKQSPKKETERKEKQAPTQYDV, from the coding sequence ATGGACGATCATCCTATACAAGGTCTAATGACGACAGCAATGGAAAATTTAAAGGATATGGTAGAAGCAAATACGATAATTGGAAATCCTGTTCAAGCTCCAGAAGGAAGTATCATCATTCCTGTGTCAAAAGTTGGATTTGGTTTTGCTGCAGGTGGTAGTGAATTTCAATCAACAAGTAATGCTTCAACGGATAGTGAAGCGACACTCCCTTTTGGGGGTGGAAGTGGGGGAGGAGTATCCATTACACCGGTTGCTTTCTTAATTGTAAGTGAGCAAGGAATCAAGATGGTACATTTGGACCAACAAACACATATTTACGAAAAAATGCTTGATTTTGCGCCGCAAGTTGTAGATAAAGTCCAAGAGATTATCAAATCAGCTGATAAAAAGCAATCACCAAAGAAGGAAACAGAAAGAAAAGAAAAACAGGCTCCAACGCAATATGATGTATAA